In Chiroxiphia lanceolata isolate bChiLan1 chromosome 2, bChiLan1.pri, whole genome shotgun sequence, a single genomic region encodes these proteins:
- the LOC116782293 gene encoding alpha-2-macroglobulin-like protein 1 encodes MQETIQKKKTFLCTKFWVAPPADGTEEIATVKLTITGEGVNIEEKKKVLICKTRSGTIIQTDKPIYKPGQTVKFRIVTLDEEFVALNDSISLFLQDPKNNQIEQWLNVVPQDGIADLSFQLSDEPLLGTYVINVTSAKAYGSFSVKEHVLPKFEVIFEAPNQIYALDTTFPLRICGRYNHGKSIQGIVHVNLCQKIAPFLPSASKPNLCHKFNNQTDEAGCFFTNVSLSSFSRDFRYYQDSIVAEASLVEDATEIQVNASRKLLISRIGGMALFDDVNSYYHTGEMYRGKIKVIDYRGKALKHKGVLLVVNSGEQQFKEKYITGDSGTASFSLDTTAWNSTLVSLEASVLHQDLDREPGTIDLSYQRASYFIRPFYSTTRSFLSIVRVPETMPCGKKQSVQVDFRIYEEDLEHGPKRVIFSYFVTGKGGIVHAGQKTIWVGLPRMLEGFFSIPLTFSLTYAPAPRLVVYVIFPNGKIIADSATFSVSMCFRNKVELSFSKPETLPGSQVGLHLLAAPGSMCAVWAVDRSTLLIKPGRELSSHSIYGLFPSVYNSRYPHQVSEDDRSCGFPNSDEPDVFTAFREMGLKIMSNTNIRKPRVCPTTSLTTKLQKTGVFISRPMLMFAQPHKAYNKHLTSTYQLVMFPPISSAEEKVHKPFPQTWLWDLYSVGPSGNKNVTVTVPDTTTEWKAGMFCTGRNGFGFASASSLLVFKPFLVELPLPSSVVQGETFNLKATVFNNLQQCMKIQMTLEEFAHFQLKPCKGCVYSSCLCAGEAKTFQWSVTADQLGIMNITLHTEAVATKELCGEEIPFVPKEGQKDTIVKLIQVRPEGVLVEKAHSSILCPKKGNPAQESVSLMLPLNVVEGSVRATILVTGDLMGTALQNLDNLVQMPHGCGEQNMVLFAPIVYMLQYLEKTRQLTPEIRERATRFLRNGYQIQLQYQHPDGSYSEFGTKDEYGNTWLTAFVVKCFVQAKPYIFLDKRTIEAALTWLEFHQLPSGCFRNVGQLVHTFMKGGVDGEVPLAAYITAAYLEAGATPESTVVRKALGCILPFLPKAASTHTQALLAYTFALAKDSQRTQELLDMLDQKAIRADGQIHWSQTSSKYRHSTSPWSQPVSVDVELTAYILLALLSKPNITGSDLTTASGIVAWLTRQQNAYGGFASTQDTVVALQALAKYAALTYSTQGVAEVRVRSHGGFGRKFQVSYQNRLLVQEAALTEVPGEFLVQAHGSCCVFTQMVLRYNTPSPQDSTSFALQVKTEPLNCTEDNARSVTVSVNVRYNGKKSTSNMVILEVSLPTGFVLAPGSGMSLQHWHSVRRTEKTKGGVAVYLDKLTHVFDTYILHLEQEIEVTNLKPGHVRVYDYYSPEEQALADYNIFCI; translated from the exons ATGCAAGAAACCATCCAGAAGAAGAAGACCTTCCTGTGCACTAAGTTCTGG GTTGCACCTCCAGCTGATGGCACAGAGGAAATTGCCACTGTCAAACTGACCATCACAGGTGAAGGGGTCAATattgaggagaagaaaaaggtcCTGATCTGCAAGACCAGGAGTGGCACCATCATCCAAACAGACAAGCCCATCTATAAGCCAGGGCAGACAG TGAAATTTCGCATTGTGACTCTGGACGAGGAATTCGTTGCACTCAATGATTCG atttctttgtttctccag GACCCTAAGAACAACCAGATAGAGCAGTGGCTGAATGTGGTCCCTCAAGATGGCATTGCAGATCTGTCTTTCCAGCTGAGTGATGAGCCTCTGCTGGGAACATACGTCATCAACGTAACCAGCGCAAAAGCATATGGCAGCTTCTCTGTTAAGGAGCATG tgctgCCAAAATTTGAAGTGATCTTTGAGGCACCAAATCAGATTTATGCCCTAGATACAACCTTCCCTCTCCGGATATGTGGCAG ATACAACCATGGGAAAAGCATCCAGGGAATAGTTCATGTGAACCTTTGTCAGAAGATAGCCCCGTTCCTGCCCAGTGCTTCAAAACCCAATCTCTGCCACAAATTCAACAACCAG ACGGATGAGGCAGGTTGCTTCTTCACAAATGTGAGTCTGTCCTCCTTCAGTCGAGACTTTCGGTATTATCAGGACAGCATAGTTGCAGAGGCCTCTCTGGTGGAGGATGCCACAG AGATACAAGTCAATGCTTCCCGCAAATTACTCATCTCCAGGATTGGTGGGATGGCCTTGTTTGATGATGTGAATTCTTACTACCACACTGGAGAGATGTACAGGGGGAAG ATTAAAGTCATTGACTACCGAGGCAAGGCATTGAAGCACAAAGGAGTCCTCCTTGTAGTAAACAGCGGTGAGCAGCAATTTAAGGAGAAGTACATTACTGGAGACTCTGGGACAGCTTCATTTAGCCTGGACACAACTGCTTGGAACAGCACCTTGGTCTCCCTGGAG GCAAGTGTCCTGCATCAAGATTTGGATAGAGAGCCTGGGACAATTGATCTGAGTTACCAGCGAGCCTCTTATTTCATACGTCCATTCTACAGCACCACCAGGAGTTTCCTCTCTATTGTCCGTGTTCCAGAAACAATGCCCTGTGGCAAAAAGCAATCTGTCCAAGTGGACTTCAGAATTTATGAGGAAGACCTGGAACATGGGCCCAAGCGTGTCATTTTCTCCTACTTT GtcacagggaaaggagggataGTCCATGCAGGTCAGAAGACTATTTGGGTTGGGCTTCCAAGAA TGCTGGAAGGCTTCTTCTCCATCCCTCTTACCTTCAGCTTGACCTATGCCCCAGCTCCGAGACTAGTTGTTTATGTTATCTTCCCTAATGGAAAAATCATTGCTGATTCTGCCACCTTCAGTGTCTCCATGTGTTTCAGAAATAAG GTGGAGCTCAGTTTCTCAAAGCCAGAGACTCTTCCTGGTTCACAGGTTGGTCTCCacctgctggcagctcctggatCCATGTGTGCTGTCTGGGCTGTGGATCGAAGCACCCTTTTGATTAAGCCAGGAAGAGAACTCAGCAGCCACTCG ATCTATGGGTTGTTCCCATCTGTTTATAACTCCAGGTATCCTCACCAAGTGTCTGAAGATGATCGTTCATGTGGGTTCCCAAATTCTGATGAGCCTGATGTGTTTACAGCATTCAGG GAAATGGGGTTGAAAATTATGTCCAACACCAATATCAGGAAACCCAGAGTGTGTCCAACCACATCACTGACAACTaagctgcagaaaacaggagTGTTTATTTCTAGGCCCATGCTGATGTTTGCCCAGCCCCATAAAGCATATAATA AACATCTGACATCAACCTATCAGCTCGTAATGTTTCCACCTATCTCTTCAGCTGAAGAGAAAGTACACAAGCCTTTTCCCCAGACCTGGCTATGGGATTTGTATTCTGTGGG TCCCAGTGGGAACAAGAATGTCACTGTCACTGTGCCTGACACCACGACTGAATGGAAAGCAGGAATGTTCTGCACAGGACGTAATGGCTTTGGATTTGCTTCAGCCTCCAGTCTGCTCGTTTTCAAGCCCTTTCTTGTGGAGCTGCCACTGCCATCTTCTGTGGTCCAGGGTGAGACCTTCAACTTGAAGGCCACAGTCTTCAACAACTTGCAGCAATGCATGAAG ATCCAAATGACCCTGGAGGAGTTTGCACACTTCCAGCTGAAGCCATGCAAGGGCTGTGTCTACAGCAGCTGCTTGTGTGCCGGTGAAGCCAAGACCTTTCAGTGGAGTGTCACAGCTGACCAGCTGG GGATCATGAACATCACCCTCCACACAGAGGCTGTGGCCACCAAAGAGCTCTGTGGTGAAGAGATACCATTTGTCCCAAAAGAAGGACAGAAAGACACAATTGTCAAACTCATTCAAGTCCGG CCAGAGGGAGTTTTGGTAGAAAAGGCTCACAGCTCCATCCTGTGTCCCAAAAAAG GGAATCCAGCACAGGAGTCTGTGTCACTGATGTTGCCTCTAAATGTGGTCGAAGGTTCAGTCAGAGCCACCATCTTAGTCACTG gGGACCTCATGGGGACAGCACTGCAGAACCTGGACAACCTGGTGCAGATGCCCCATGGCTGTGGGGAGCAGAACATGGTGCTGTTTGCCCCTATTGTCTATATGCTGCAGTACCTGGAGAAGACCAGGCAGCTGACCCCTGAGATCAGAGAGAGGGCAACAAGATTCCTGCGCAATG GGTATCAGATACAGCTTCAGTATCAGCACCCTGATGGCTCCTACAGTGAATTTGGTACCAAGGATGAGTATGGTAATACTTG GCTGACTGCATTTGTGGTTAAATGCTTTGTCCAAGCCAAGCCATACATTTTCCTGGACAAGAGGACCATAGAAGCTGCTCTGACCTGGCTGGAGTTCCACCAGCTTCCCAGTGGTTGCTTCAGAAATGTGGGCCAACTTGTTCACACATTCATGAAG GGAGGTGTAGATGGGGAAGTCCCTTTGGCTGCCTACATCACTGCTGCATACTTGGAGGCAGGAGCAACACCAGAG AGCACAGTGGTGCGCAAGGCTCTGGGCTGtatccttcctttcctccccaaaGCTGCCAGCACTCACACCCAGGCCCTGCTGGCCTACACCTTTGCCCTGGCTAAGGACTCTCAACGCACCCAAGAGCTACTTGACATGCTTGATCAAAAGGCAATCAGAGCAG ATGGGCAGATCCACTGGAGTCAGACATCATCCAAGTACAGACACAGCACCAGCCCTTGGTCACAGCCAGTGTCTGTGGATGTGGAGCTGACAGCTTACATCCTCCTAGCCCTGCTCTCCAAGCCAAATATCACCGGGTCTGATCTCACCACGGCCTCTGGCATCGTGGCCTGGCTCACCAGGCAGCAGAATGCCTATGGAGGGTTTGCCTCAACACAG gacACAGTAGTCGCCTTGCAGGCCTTGGCTAAGTATGCAGCACTGACATACAGCACACAAGGGGTTGCAGAAGTGAGGGTGAGGTCCCATGGAGGCTTTGGGAGGAAGTTCCAAGTCTCCTATCAGAACCGGCTCTTGGTGCAGGAGGCAGCACTGACAGAGGTCCCGGGCGAGTTCTTGGTGCAGGCCCATGGCAGCTGTTGTGTCTTTACTCAG ATGGTGCTGAGGTACAACACACCCTCCCCACAAGACTCAACATCCTTTGCCTTGCAAGTGAAAACTGAGCCACTCAATTGCACCGAGGACAATGCACGCTCTGTTACTGTCTCTGTCAATGTCAG GTACAATGGGAAGAAATCCACTTCCAACATGGTGATTTTGGAGGTGTCACTGCCGACTGGATTTGTCCTGGCTCCAGGATCTGGGATGTCT CTGCAGCATTGGCACTCTGTGAGaagaactgagaaaacaaaaggaggtGTTGCTGTCTACTTGGACAAG ttGACCCATGTCTTTGACACATACATTCTGCATCTGGAGCAGGAGATTGAGGTGACCAACCTGAAGCCAGGCCATGTCAGGGTCTATGACTACTACAGCCCAG AGGAGCAGGCCCTGGCTGACTATAATATCTTCTGCATCTGA